The DNA region TCTTGAAACCTGACGAAGTCGATGTAGTCACCCTCTTGCCGTCTCTCAAAAAGATCATTGTAGATGTGGGCCAAATCTTTCGGGATCTTACCCGTCTTCACATATTGCCTATTGAAAAGACTGCGCACGCCCGCATGTTTGGATGACGACAGCCCATGACGTACAAGAAGAGCCGAAACCCCATAGAAGCAAGCATAGTATAGACGGTTCACACAGGCATTCCACCGCCCTGCATTGGCAAGGATACCAGCGTCTTCCAGTGCCTCTTTTGCTCGGCTCATACGGTACGAAACCAACTCTTTGTTCCATTCTGTCACAGTCTGATTCCTTCTCGCTGGACTCGCTGATGAAAAGGCATAGCTTTATAGAGA from Deltaproteobacteria bacterium includes:
- a CDS encoding HEPN domain-containing protein, with the protein product MSRAKEALEDAGILANAGRWNACVNRLYYACFYGVSALLVRHGLSSSKHAGVRSLFNRQYVKTGKIPKDLAHIYNDLFERRQEGDYIDFVRFQESQVLPWIPKPEQLIRYITSMVENEIS